One segment of Spirochaetota bacterium DNA contains the following:
- a CDS encoding ABC transporter ATP-binding protein, whose amino-acid sequence MKLFETKGLSASYGTGTVISALSLSIEEGGFTALIGPNGAGKSTLLKMLSGILAPSAGDLLFRGKALSAWGAREFAREVAVVHQFVENLLPFSVEEFVRMGRFPHRSPWLLDDTQDRIHALSAIETSGIAHLARRPMTGLSGGERQLAFIARALAQGSPVILLDEPVTHLDIRHAAQVMDLLHARASQGTTVIAALHDINMASDYCDRIIALREGALFAQGAPREVVRYDLIETLFDTVCVVFDNPMTHKPYTFPVPEYLKSR is encoded by the coding sequence ATGAAGCTTTTCGAGACTAAGGGGCTCTCCGCCTCGTACGGCACGGGCACGGTAATCAGCGCGCTCAGCCTGTCGATCGAGGAGGGAGGGTTCACGGCGCTCATCGGCCCCAACGGCGCGGGAAAAAGCACGCTGCTGAAAATGCTCTCGGGAATCCTGGCGCCCTCGGCCGGGGACCTGCTGTTTCGCGGAAAGGCGCTCTCCGCATGGGGAGCGCGCGAATTCGCGCGCGAGGTCGCGGTGGTCCACCAGTTCGTTGAAAACCTCCTTCCCTTCAGCGTCGAGGAATTTGTCCGTATGGGGCGTTTCCCCCATCGTTCCCCGTGGCTGTTAGACGATACGCAGGACAGGATCCACGCATTATCGGCGATCGAAACCTCGGGCATCGCCCATCTCGCGCGCCGCCCCATGACCGGGCTTTCGGGCGGGGAGCGCCAGCTCGCGTTCATCGCGCGCGCCCTCGCGCAGGGCTCGCCGGTGATCCTGCTCGACGAACCGGTAACGCACCTGGATATCCGTCACGCGGCACAGGTCATGGATCTCCTGCACGCCCGCGCCTCCCAGGGCACCACCGTGATCGCGGCGCTCCATGACATCAACATGGCGTCGGACTATTGCGACAGGATTATCGCGCTCAGGGAGGGGGCGCTGTTCGCCCAGGGCGCCCCGCGCGAGGTGGTGCGCTACGACCTGATCGAGACATTATTCGATACAGTGTGCGTCGTCTTCGACAATCCCATGACGCACAAACCGTATACGTTTCCCGTGCCGGAATATTTGAAATCCAGGTAA
- a CDS encoding acyl-CoA dehydrogenase encodes MAAVRSGPIYHTLPHFRRSQMALNKLLDSRDVRFILFEMLEIDKLNKYPKYGDLDRGTMEEVLALAEKIAVEQVYPANALADKIGVKYDPATKKVTVPEPFKPGLKAYHEAGFMAMAEDPELGGMNMPVSLALAASDIFTSASLAFTMYPGLTHGAAMLIHTFGTPEQKDTYLEKMLSGVWGGTMCLTEPEAGSDVGNLKTKAVKQADGTYRVSGQKIFITAGENDVYENIIHPVLARVEGDPVGTKGISIFIVPKFLVNKDGTPGARNDVVCTGTEHKMGIHASATCSLSFGDNGSCVGYLLGQERQGMKIMFQMMNEARLGVAMQGLSVSSTAYMHAITYARNRAQGVHVTQMLNPEAPKVCIIQHPDVKRMLLYMKSYVEGMRMLVYYLGHVINTHQVGDEEAKKEAMGLAEILIPIAKAGNTDMSALIASESIQVFGGYGYCADYPVEQFMRDSKITAVYEGTNGIQSMDLTMRKILMNPEQYNYSVLKKRMAATIAKAKGTVDDKYLGLLERGIAKLDEVIDMMKKQMGEGKFLHLFMNATPLQQAMFMLALAWLHIESLTVSIPKMKALVGDLKGPEREKFLEDNAEAAFYNGRVLSSQFYLGMEFPKYFGRIETITFGETAVIKASPSAFTGAPLE; translated from the coding sequence ATGGCTGCCGTACGCTCCGGACCGATCTACCATACTCTACCACACTTCAGGAGGTCTCAAATGGCTCTCAACAAACTCCTCGATTCGAGGGACGTGCGATTTATCCTTTTTGAAATGCTCGAAATCGACAAGCTCAACAAGTATCCCAAGTACGGCGACCTGGACAGGGGCACCATGGAAGAGGTGCTCGCGCTCGCGGAGAAAATCGCCGTGGAGCAGGTGTATCCCGCGAACGCCCTTGCGGATAAGATCGGGGTAAAATACGACCCCGCGACCAAGAAGGTGACGGTGCCGGAGCCCTTCAAGCCGGGGCTCAAGGCCTACCACGAGGCCGGTTTCATGGCCATGGCGGAAGACCCCGAGCTGGGCGGCATGAACATGCCCGTGAGCCTTGCCCTCGCCGCGAGCGACATCTTTACCTCCGCGAGCCTCGCGTTTACCATGTATCCCGGCCTCACGCACGGGGCCGCCATGCTCATTCACACGTTCGGGACCCCGGAGCAAAAGGATACCTACCTGGAAAAAATGCTTTCAGGGGTATGGGGCGGTACCATGTGTCTCACCGAGCCGGAGGCCGGTTCCGATGTGGGTAACCTCAAGACAAAGGCCGTGAAACAGGCCGACGGGACGTACCGCGTATCCGGGCAGAAGATTTTCATCACCGCGGGGGAAAACGACGTCTACGAGAATATCATCCACCCGGTGCTCGCGCGCGTCGAGGGCGACCCGGTCGGCACGAAGGGGATTTCCATATTCATCGTGCCCAAATTCCTGGTGAACAAGGACGGCACGCCGGGCGCCAGGAACGATGTGGTCTGCACGGGGACGGAACACAAGATGGGCATTCACGCATCGGCGACCTGCTCGCTGTCGTTCGGCGACAACGGGAGCTGCGTGGGCTACCTCCTGGGCCAGGAGCGCCAGGGTATGAAGATCATGTTCCAGATGATGAACGAGGCGCGCCTGGGGGTGGCCATGCAGGGGCTCTCCGTATCGTCGACCGCCTACATGCACGCCATCACCTACGCCCGCAACCGCGCGCAGGGGGTGCACGTCACCCAGATGCTGAACCCGGAGGCGCCCAAGGTGTGCATCATCCAGCACCCTGACGTCAAGCGCATGCTCCTTTACATGAAGTCCTACGTCGAGGGCATGAGGATGCTCGTGTACTACCTGGGACATGTCATCAACACGCACCAGGTGGGCGACGAGGAGGCTAAAAAGGAAGCGATGGGATTGGCCGAGATACTCATACCCATCGCGAAGGCCGGCAACACGGACATGTCCGCGCTCATCGCGTCCGAGTCCATCCAGGTGTTTGGCGGCTACGGCTATTGCGCCGATTACCCGGTGGAACAGTTCATGCGCGATTCAAAAATCACCGCGGTGTATGAAGGGACCAACGGCATCCAGTCGATGGACCTGACCATGCGGAAGATTTTAATGAACCCTGAGCAGTATAATTATTCCGTCTTGAAAAAGCGCATGGCGGCGACCATCGCGAAGGCGAAGGGCACGGTCGATGACAAGTATCTTGGTCTTCTCGAGCGCGGCATCGCGAAGCTGGATGAGGTCATCGACATGATGAAGAAGCAGATGGGCGAGGGCAAATTCCTCCACCTCTTCATGAACGCGACCCCGCTGCAGCAGGCGATGTTCATGCTGGCCCTGGCCTGGCTCCATATCGAGAGCCTCACCGTGAGTATCCCGAAAATGAAGGCGCTCGTGGGCGACCTCAAGGGCCCCGAGCGGGAGAAATTCCTGGAGGACAACGCCGAGGCGGCGTTCTACAACGGGCGCGTGCTTTCGTCGCAGTTCTACCTGGGCATGGAGTTCCCGAAATACTTCGGGCGCATCGAGACCATTACGTTCGGCGAAACCGCCGTCATAAAGGCCTCGCCGAGCGCGTTTACGGGGGCACCGCTAGAATAG
- a CDS encoding DUF1795 domain-containing protein, with the protein MLYDTSRIVKPAFRRAGAPDGPKYSLSYSSRGLYCAPFRTRRVQEAFMNTRTTCVCRTARTIALAAALLAAGLSCGKKDPGVFSGKDGSFAVKFPPGWELREHESGVAVIASDTASQSLFRPNAIVATETVPETQGLRAYLNVNMESIKSVLTGFTVMGETETMSGGAHAIRSEYTYTLGPAKIHVTALYVIKGRRAFVLNCSGMDDDYEVLKPVFEGIVSSFVPD; encoded by the coding sequence ATGTTATATGACACATCGCGTATTGTCAAGCCCGCGTTTCGGCGCGCCGGCGCGCCTGACGGCCCAAAATACTCCTTGTCATATTCGTCGCGGGGGCTATACTGCGCCCCGTTTCGAACTCGCCGCGTCCAGGAGGCCTTCATGAACACACGAACCACATGCGTATGCCGGACCGCGCGGACGATCGCGCTCGCGGCCGCGCTCCTCGCCGCGGGCCTTTCGTGCGGGAAAAAGGACCCGGGCGTGTTTTCGGGAAAGGACGGGAGCTTCGCCGTCAAATTTCCCCCGGGGTGGGAACTGCGGGAACACGAGAGCGGCGTCGCGGTCATCGCCTCGGACACGGCCTCGCAGTCCCTGTTCCGCCCCAACGCGATCGTCGCGACGGAAACCGTCCCCGAAACCCAGGGCCTCCGGGCCTACCTTAACGTCAACATGGAGAGCATTAAATCCGTCCTGACCGGCTTCACGGTGATGGGCGAAACGGAGACCATGTCGGGCGGCGCGCACGCGATCCGGTCGGAATACACCTACACATTGGGGCCCGCGAAGATACACGTGACGGCGCTGTACGTGATTAAGGGCAGAAGGGCGTTCGTCCTGAACTGTTCCGGCATGGACGACGACTATGAAGTCCTGAAACCCGTGTTCGAGGGGATCGTTTCCAGCTTCGTCCCGGATTAA
- a CDS encoding enoyl-CoA hydratase/isomerase family protein: MEAFMLHQRIEDDILILTIENGRDNSLTHEFFTGLKSAIDQANNNPSPKGIIITGSGKFFSSGFNLPLFLSFKTPKEVADFFRDIEEPGMLDLFMCKKPVIAALNGHTVAGGLIIAMACDYKIATPNPKAKYGMSEIKIGLPLAVTQGEIVRFGMDSDRNYRDLIYFGQMLDVNRAREIGVVDEIVEEAELINRAKQLVSLWIDNPGRAFSRLKYLLRRPLHERMEKMIKEYDWEDGLKCFFQDDVRKTLEFVQMAMSK; this comes from the coding sequence ATGGAGGCTTTTATGCTGCACCAGCGGATCGAGGACGATATCCTCATACTCACCATAGAGAACGGCAGGGACAATTCGCTTACGCACGAATTTTTCACCGGTCTTAAAAGCGCGATCGACCAGGCGAACAACAACCCCTCGCCCAAGGGCATCATCATCACCGGTTCCGGAAAGTTCTTTTCGTCCGGGTTCAACCTCCCCCTGTTCCTTTCCTTCAAGACCCCCAAAGAGGTCGCCGACTTTTTCAGGGATATCGAGGAGCCGGGCATGCTCGACCTGTTCATGTGCAAGAAACCCGTGATCGCCGCGCTGAACGGCCACACGGTCGCGGGCGGCCTCATTATCGCGATGGCGTGCGATTACAAGATCGCCACCCCCAATCCCAAGGCGAAATACGGCATGAGTGAAATCAAGATTGGACTGCCGCTCGCGGTCACCCAGGGCGAAATCGTCCGCTTCGGGATGGACAGCGACCGCAATTACCGAGACCTCATCTACTTCGGCCAGATGCTCGACGTGAACAGGGCGAGGGAGATAGGCGTCGTGGACGAGATCGTCGAGGAGGCCGAGCTCATCAACCGCGCGAAACAGCTCGTGTCCCTGTGGATCGACAACCCGGGACGCGCCTTCTCGCGCCTCAAGTACCTTCTGCGCCGGCCCCTCCACGAGCGCATGGAAAAGATGATAAAGGAGTACGACTGGGAAGACGGCCTCAAGTGCTTCTTCCAGGATGACGTGCGCAAGACCCTGGAGTTCGTCCAGATGGCGATGTCCAAGTAA